In one window of Paraflavitalea soli DNA:
- a CDS encoding DUF4249 family protein encodes MKQYKLYIVALVALYTFSSCEKVIDVNLPDGEKLPYLDAWITNKPGKQTIKFLRAVNYLENKAPEVVTGAQIVVTDVTDNKTYNFTFQNGAYEYDAGAAAIGIIGHTYKLNITWDGQQFEATDKLTRVTKVDSISVEYRDEEKTSGDEKVGYYAEMHARDLIGGTDYTWIRTYKNGSLNYHVNEMVAIDASFYEDASDGYVFIEPFREGITSDGEPYEKGDVVKVVLRSLSKPTYDFLDQLIDQLYSGGLFAKVLQNVPSNIFNKQADSKKKIYGWFGTVAESELSKTIN; translated from the coding sequence ATGAAACAGTATAAATTATATATAGTCGCACTCGTAGCCCTGTACACCTTTTCTTCGTGTGAAAAAGTAATCGACGTCAATTTGCCCGACGGTGAAAAATTACCTTACCTGGATGCGTGGATCACCAACAAACCTGGTAAGCAAACCATCAAATTCCTGCGGGCAGTAAATTACCTGGAGAATAAGGCGCCCGAAGTGGTAACAGGCGCGCAGATCGTTGTTACTGATGTGACCGATAATAAAACCTACAACTTTACCTTTCAAAACGGCGCCTACGAGTACGATGCTGGAGCGGCTGCCATTGGTATCATTGGCCATACCTACAAACTTAACATCACCTGGGATGGCCAGCAGTTTGAAGCTACAGACAAACTCACCCGGGTGACTAAAGTTGATTCCATCTCCGTTGAATACCGTGATGAGGAAAAAACATCAGGCGATGAAAAAGTAGGATATTATGCAGAAATGCATGCAAGAGACCTGATCGGTGGCACAGATTACACCTGGATACGTACCTATAAAAATGGCTCCCTCAATTACCATGTGAATGAAATGGTAGCCATTGATGCCTCTTTTTACGAGGATGCTTCTGACGGCTATGTGTTCATTGAACCATTCAGAGAAGGCATTACCTCCGATGGAGAGCCCTATGAAAAAGGAGATGTAGTAAAAGTAGTGCTCCGCTCCCTGAGTAAGCCTACCTACGATTTCCTGGATCAACTCATTGATCAACTGTACAGTGGCGGCCTATTTGCCAAAGTATTGCAAAACGTACCCTCCAATATCTTCAACAAACAAGCCGACAGCAAGAAAAAGATCTATGGCTGGTTTGGTACGGTAGCTGAATCCGAATTGTCTAAAACAATAAACTAA
- a CDS encoding ABC transporter permease — MLKNYFKIAIAVLKRRKFFTFISLFGISFTLTILIVLTAFLDHLISPQYPDTRRSRSLYINTALRSNSKTFYFSNGPLSYYFLNKYVSSLKTPEKVAISSIFSTTNTYVNNKKLEIDMKYTNAEFWDVQEFQFLEGRPYTAQEIANGDHVAVISEKTKQAYFGEASAVGKYIETDNVRYRVTGVVKSVPITILFSYGDLYLPYTLSKTERSNTGFDGSYTAIILARSAADLPKIQEEFQQTVARIPLKGMEFDKLDCYADSYLASFTRTLLGKDESSGVNKFILSISLFALFFMLLPTLNLININISRIMERSSEIGVRKAFGASSRTLVYQFIIENIILTLIGGILGIALSAIIIAILNSSQLLPQVYLAINFTVLAWALLACLLFGLFSGVYPAWRMSKLQVVTALKAQ; from the coding sequence ATGTTAAAAAATTATTTCAAAATAGCCATTGCAGTACTGAAGCGGCGTAAGTTCTTTACGTTCATCAGCTTGTTTGGCATCAGCTTTACGCTGACAATATTAATTGTGCTGACAGCTTTCCTGGATCACCTGATCAGTCCGCAGTATCCCGATACCAGGCGCAGCCGGTCCTTGTATATCAATACTGCATTGCGTTCAAATTCGAAGACCTTTTACTTTAGTAATGGCCCGCTGAGCTACTATTTTCTGAATAAGTATGTAAGCAGTTTGAAAACCCCGGAGAAGGTAGCTATCTCTTCCATTTTTTCTACTACCAATACTTATGTCAACAATAAGAAACTGGAGATCGATATGAAGTATACGAATGCCGAGTTTTGGGATGTACAAGAGTTTCAGTTTCTTGAAGGCAGACCGTATACCGCACAGGAGATTGCCAATGGAGACCATGTTGCGGTCATTTCAGAAAAAACAAAGCAGGCCTATTTCGGAGAGGCAAGTGCTGTAGGAAAATATATTGAAACTGACAATGTGCGATACCGCGTTACCGGAGTGGTAAAGAGTGTGCCTATTACCATATTATTTTCTTATGGTGACCTGTACCTGCCTTATACTTTATCTAAAACAGAGCGTAGCAATACCGGTTTTGATGGTAGTTATACAGCGATCATACTGGCGCGGTCAGCAGCCGACCTACCCAAAATACAGGAAGAATTTCAGCAGACGGTTGCCCGGATACCTTTAAAAGGGATGGAGTTTGATAAACTCGACTGTTATGCAGACAGCTACCTGGCTAGTTTTACGCGCACCTTATTGGGCAAGGATGAAAGTTCGGGGGTTAACAAGTTCATTCTCTCCATTAGCCTGTTTGCCTTGTTCTTTATGTTGCTGCCTACCCTGAACCTGATCAATATTAATATCAGCCGAATCATGGAAAGGTCGTCGGAGATAGGCGTACGCAAAGCCTTTGGCGCCTCTTCCAGAACGCTGGTATACCAATTCATTATTGAGAACATTATCCTCACCCTTATCGGCGGCATACTGGGCATTGCACTATCTGCCATCATCATTGCCATTCTCAACAGCAGCCAGCTACTGCCACAGGTGTACCTGGCCATCAATTTCACTGTATTGGCCTGGGCATTATTGGCCTGCCTGCTATTTGGCTTGTTTTCGGGTGTATATCCAGCCTGGCGTATGTCGAAGTTGCAGGTAGTAACGGCACTTAAAGCGCAATAG
- a CDS encoding ABC transporter permease, translating to MLKHLFKLIWNKKKQNFVLMLEILVSFLVIFAVFTMVVYYYKNYRKPMNFDYEPVWAIQFRIEQRPQSNDSLSLYFEALRNQLTSMPEIAAVSFTGHNIPFSMSTSQNNVNYEGMHISGVNDYTVQDGYAAALGLIMQEGRWFSRADAGANYRPVVLNNFLKEKLFGNANAVGKVLDKGSERPLKVIGVIHDIKEKGDYQAIEPSLYRRADTSSYRWMEVILVRVKPTANIAFEGRLYKALAAYMPNATVEIEHLTNKRVSKNSMTLVPMIIMMIVAGFLVINVALGLFGVLWYNINRRRGEIGLRRAVGATGQSISRQLVSEALVLSTMALLVGCFFAVQFPLLNVFDMPAGVYLTAIGLSVVFIYGLVMVCALYPGKQAAAIYPAVALHED from the coding sequence ATGCTGAAACATTTGTTTAAACTGATCTGGAATAAAAAGAAGCAAAATTTTGTGCTGATGCTGGAAATACTGGTTTCCTTCCTGGTGATCTTTGCCGTCTTCACGATGGTGGTATATTACTACAAGAACTACCGTAAACCAATGAATTTCGACTATGAGCCGGTATGGGCCATCCAATTCCGGATCGAACAAAGACCCCAAAGCAATGACTCCCTGTCATTGTATTTTGAAGCCCTCAGGAATCAGCTGACCTCCATGCCTGAAATAGCTGCTGTAAGTTTTACCGGCCACAATATTCCCTTTTCCATGAGCACTTCACAAAACAATGTGAACTACGAAGGGATGCATATATCCGGGGTAAATGATTATACCGTGCAGGATGGTTATGCAGCTGCACTGGGCCTTATCATGCAGGAAGGCCGGTGGTTTTCCAGGGCTGATGCCGGCGCCAACTACAGGCCGGTAGTGCTCAATAATTTTCTGAAGGAAAAGTTATTTGGGAACGCCAATGCGGTGGGGAAAGTGCTGGACAAAGGATCAGAGCGGCCTTTAAAGGTAATAGGTGTTATCCACGACATCAAAGAAAAGGGCGATTACCAGGCCATAGAACCTTCACTTTACAGGAGAGCAGATACCAGCTCTTACCGCTGGATGGAAGTAATATTGGTAAGGGTAAAACCAACAGCCAATATAGCTTTCGAAGGCCGCCTCTACAAGGCATTGGCCGCCTATATGCCGAATGCAACGGTGGAGATCGAGCACCTGACCAATAAACGGGTTAGCAAAAACAGTATGACGCTGGTGCCCATGATCATCATGATGATCGTAGCTGGCTTCCTGGTGATCAATGTGGCGCTCGGCCTGTTTGGTGTGCTCTGGTACAATATTAACCGGCGCAGGGGCGAGATCGGCTTGCGCAGGGCAGTGGGGGCAACGGGGCAATCTATATCCCGGCAGCTGGTGAGTGAGGCATTGGTATTGTCTACCATGGCGTTGCTGGTAGGTTGTTTTTTTGCGGTACAGTTTCCACTGCTGAATGTATTTGATATGCCGGCTGGGGTATACCTGACTGCTATCGGGTTGTCGGTCGTATTTATTTATGGGCTGGTAATGGTCTGCGCATTGTACCCAGGCAAGCAGGCAGCCGCTATCTATCCTGCCGTGGCTTTACACGAAGATTAG
- a CDS encoding head GIN domain-containing protein — protein MKKSILVLGVWSLLLFATSCKKKINGDGPSITQSRTVADFTKVSLGIPGILYVTQEPGYKLTIDAQQNILDIIETPVSGGELRIKFDNGKRIGSHDKVIIRVSAPLFNALNVSGDGDISSNSTLQSSSLRLGLSGSGSITLAGTEVTGKLEAFISGSGNIQINGGVADAGDLNISGSGGIEMLDVSFKNAITHISGSGNIKAGVVQQLDANISGSGSVYYKGAPLISTHISGSGSVKKVQ, from the coding sequence ATGAAAAAGAGTATTCTGGTGCTGGGCGTATGGTCGCTGTTATTATTCGCGACTTCCTGTAAAAAGAAAATTAATGGGGATGGACCTTCTATTACACAATCAAGAACGGTGGCAGATTTTACGAAAGTGTCTTTGGGTATCCCGGGCATCCTGTATGTAACCCAGGAACCTGGTTATAAACTCACCATTGACGCCCAGCAAAATATCCTCGACATTATAGAAACGCCGGTTTCGGGTGGGGAACTAAGAATAAAGTTTGACAACGGTAAAAGGATTGGTTCTCATGACAAGGTCATAATAAGAGTGAGTGCGCCGCTTTTCAATGCGTTGAATGTTAGCGGCGACGGCGATATCAGTAGCAACAGTACGCTGCAATCATCTTCTTTGCGGTTAGGATTGAGCGGCTCAGGGTCTATTACCCTGGCCGGAACGGAGGTGACAGGCAAGCTGGAAGCCTTTATCTCCGGCTCAGGGAATATTCAGATAAATGGAGGTGTGGCTGATGCGGGCGATCTTAATATCAGTGGCAGCGGTGGTATTGAAATGCTGGACGTAAGTTTTAAGAATGCCATCACGCATATCAGCGGGTCAGGAAATATCAAGGCGGGCGTGGTACAACAACTGGACGCCAATATTTCCGGAAGCGGATCGGTATATTATAAGGGCGCCCCATTGATAAGTACCCATATCTCAGGTTCCGGATCTGTAAAAAAGGTGCAATAG
- a CDS encoding AsmA family protein translates to MSSSFKRITVKLLKLGGLSLGIALLLMFLLPYIFPGFVSTRIKQWARSSINSELDFSRARLSFFRHFPALTLTLYDLSVKGSAPFEKATLIQSEEISLGVDLFSLFTSSTSVDKIFLTNADINILVDKDGKPNYNIYTSKASDSTAATADSSGVALKIEKILIEKSRLVYNDQSLPMALTMKGLYYEGTGDLSKAIFDLHTHMEVDSLDFNYDGQPYVVSKKIQADLITKINTNSLALFFEQNDLTINKLPLKFNGKFEFLSNGYGMDFTLKSAESDLHDIFTGLPPEVTQWLDKTDVRGFSDIDATLKGKYIADSAIMPDLTLNMKIRNGYIAHAAAPSPVSNLYLNFQSKLPQLNTDSLQVTVDSIFFNIDKDYFSSVIRLKGLSSPSIYAKVNSEMDLEKWTRAFGFQPFDLKGKYTIHLLADGKYARSVVPKGLRGTDTVVSSIPQFTIRSSLANGYFKYKDLPQAVENISFDLNASCPDHNYKNTSLSVEKLNASVLNNYIKGFFKLGNSKDFPINAQLQSVFNLADIRNFYPLDSMTLAGNLDIDVQTNGKYIPAKKIFPVTQGKFTIKDGSIQTKYYPAPLENIQVSAVVTSRKGSMKDLVVQVTPVSFRFEGQPFFIKADLQNFENLKYNIASKGTLDIGRIYRVFALQGYDLKGFIETNLSLRGLQSDATGGHYDRLFNSGTMKLRDVTLRADMFPVPFYIRSGNFRFEQDKMWFDAFKVNYGKSKLTLNGYLNNVLNYMMERGTPLRGQFDLNTDYFLVDEFMAFADNKTAAPVANGSAAASTAAGVVMVPSDLAISFKADARKVHYNGIDLKDFKGQVTIDSGAIKLQETGFQLIDAPVVMNGNYKSLSPRKAVFDYHIDAKEFNVKKAYKEIQLFHDLVPAAANAEGIISLDYQLNGRLDEHMSPVYPSLKGGGVLSVKKVKMKGWKLFSVVSKETNKNIDNPDLSKVDIKSTINNNLITIERTRFKVSPFKLRFEGQTSFDGKLNLKLRVGLPPFGIIGIPVHVSGTQDKPLVKLRRGQNGELEETEDQDEGKEEL, encoded by the coding sequence ATGTCATCATCCTTTAAGAGGATAACCGTTAAACTACTCAAGCTGGGTGGCCTTTCCCTGGGCATTGCCCTCTTGTTAATGTTCCTCCTGCCCTATATTTTTCCCGGATTTGTTTCTACCAGGATCAAGCAGTGGGCCAGGAGCAGCATCAATTCAGAACTGGATTTTTCGCGGGCCCGCCTCTCTTTCTTCCGCCATTTTCCCGCACTTACCCTCACGTTGTACGACCTGTCTGTAAAAGGATCAGCACCGTTTGAAAAAGCCACCCTCATCCAATCAGAAGAGATATCCCTCGGGGTTGACCTTTTCAGCCTGTTTACCAGCAGCACCAGTGTCGACAAAATATTCCTGACCAACGCCGATATCAATATCCTGGTCGATAAGGACGGCAAACCCAATTATAATATATACACTTCTAAAGCCAGCGATTCTACGGCTGCCACTGCAGACTCCTCCGGCGTGGCCCTGAAAATTGAAAAGATTCTCATTGAGAAGAGCCGCCTGGTATACAATGACCAGTCCCTGCCCATGGCACTGACAATGAAAGGACTTTATTATGAAGGCACCGGCGATCTGAGTAAGGCCATCTTCGACCTGCACACCCATATGGAAGTGGATTCGCTGGATTTCAATTATGATGGCCAGCCTTATGTCGTGTCCAAAAAGATCCAGGCCGATCTGATCACCAAGATCAATACCAACTCGCTGGCCCTTTTCTTTGAACAAAATGACCTTACCATTAATAAACTCCCCCTTAAGTTCAATGGTAAGTTTGAGTTTCTCAGCAATGGTTATGGCATGGATTTCACGCTAAAGTCTGCAGAAAGTGACCTCCACGATATTTTTACCGGCCTGCCTCCTGAAGTTACCCAATGGCTCGATAAGACAGACGTGCGCGGCTTCAGTGATATTGATGCCACCCTAAAAGGAAAGTATATTGCCGACAGCGCCATAATGCCCGACCTTACCCTGAATATGAAGATCCGCAACGGCTATATTGCTCATGCCGCCGCGCCTTCGCCTGTGTCAAATCTGTACCTCAACTTTCAATCGAAATTGCCGCAACTGAATACCGACAGTCTGCAGGTAACGGTTGATTCTATTTTCTTCAATATTGATAAAGACTACTTCAGCTCCGTAATCCGGCTAAAAGGACTCAGTAGTCCTAGCATTTATGCCAAAGTGAACAGTGAAATGGACCTGGAGAAATGGACCAGGGCTTTTGGCTTTCAGCCCTTTGATCTCAAAGGGAAATATACCATCCACCTGCTGGCCGATGGAAAATACGCCAGGTCGGTAGTGCCTAAGGGCCTGCGGGGTACAGATACCGTCGTGAGCAGTATCCCTCAGTTTACCATCCGCTCATCCCTGGCCAACGGCTACTTTAAATACAAGGACCTGCCACAGGCCGTAGAGAATATCAGCTTCGACCTCAACGCCTCCTGTCCCGACCACAATTATAAGAATACCAGCCTGTCTGTAGAAAAGCTCAATGCTTCGGTATTGAATAATTATATCAAAGGCTTTTTTAAGCTGGGCAACAGCAAGGACTTCCCCATCAATGCGCAGCTGCAAAGCGTATTTAACCTGGCCGACATCAGGAACTTCTATCCGCTGGATAGTATGACCCTGGCCGGCAACCTGGATATCGATGTACAAACCAATGGCAAGTACATTCCGGCTAAAAAGATATTTCCGGTAACCCAGGGTAAGTTCACCATTAAAGATGGCAGCATTCAAACGAAATACTACCCTGCCCCCCTGGAAAATATTCAAGTGAGTGCGGTTGTTACCAGCCGGAAAGGTTCCATGAAAGACCTGGTGGTGCAGGTAACTCCCGTATCATTCCGTTTTGAAGGGCAGCCATTCTTTATAAAAGCCGATCTCCAGAATTTCGAAAACCTGAAATACAATATCGCTTCCAAAGGAACACTGGATATTGGTAGGATATACCGGGTCTTTGCCCTGCAGGGCTACGATCTAAAAGGATTTATCGAGACCAACCTGTCGCTGCGCGGCCTTCAGAGCGATGCCACAGGAGGCCACTACGACCGGTTATTCAATTCAGGCACCATGAAGCTGCGGGATGTAACCCTGCGGGCTGATATGTTTCCCGTACCCTTCTACATTCGATCGGGCAACTTCAGGTTCGAGCAGGATAAAATGTGGTTCGATGCTTTCAAGGTCAATTATGGAAAAAGTAAGCTCACGCTCAATGGCTACCTCAACAATGTACTCAACTACATGATGGAAAGAGGTACACCCCTGCGTGGGCAGTTTGACCTGAACACCGACTACTTCCTGGTTGACGAGTTCATGGCTTTTGCAGATAATAAAACCGCCGCCCCGGTAGCTAATGGATCAGCCGCTGCATCCACCGCGGCCGGCGTGGTAATGGTTCCTTCCGACCTGGCCATTAGTTTTAAGGCGGATGCCCGTAAAGTACACTACAATGGCATTGACCTGAAAGACTTTAAAGGCCAGGTAACCATCGACAGTGGCGCGATCAAATTACAGGAAACCGGTTTTCAGTTAATTGATGCACCCGTGGTCATGAATGGCAATTACAAAAGCCTTTCGCCCCGTAAGGCCGTGTTTGATTACCATATCGATGCCAAAGAGTTCAATGTGAAGAAAGCCTACAAAGAAATACAGCTGTTCCACGACCTGGTACCTGCCGCCGCCAATGCAGAAGGGATCATTTCACTGGATTACCAGCTCAATGGACGCCTGGATGAACACATGAGCCCCGTTTATCCTTCTTTGAAAGGAGGTGGTGTGTTATCGGTAAAGAAAGTAAAAATGAAAGGATGGAAACTCTTCAGTGTGGTAAGCAAGGAAACCAATAAGAACATTGACAATCCCGATCTTTCCAAAGTAGACATTAAATCCACGATCAACAATAACCTGATTACGATCGAACGTACCCGCTTTAAAGTATCTCCCTTCAAATTGCGCTTTGAAGGCCAGACCAGTTTCGATGGAAAGCTCAACCTGAAATTGAGGGTAGGCCTCCCGCCATTTGGCATTATCGGCATTCCCGTGCATGTATCAGGCACACAGGATAAACCATTGGTAAAACTGCGCCGCGGACAGAATGGCGAACTGGAAGAAACAGAAGACCAGGACGAAGGAAAGGAGGAGTTGTAA
- a CDS encoding ABC transporter ATP-binding protein, translating into MIQLQNIEKVYRTSTVETLALNNVNLTVEKGEFLSIMGPSGCGKSTLLNIMGLLDAPSKGDVKIGNESTTQLSDKQMAHFRNKKLGFIFQSYHLINDLKVLDNVELPLLYRTSSARERTQLAKAALEKVGLSNRMKHFPTQLSGGQKQRVAIARAIVGEPEIILADEPTGNLDSAMGNEIMEILLQLNNTEKTTIVMVTHDENMARKTHRLVRLFDGTQVS; encoded by the coding sequence ATGATACAATTACAGAACATTGAAAAGGTATACCGCACCAGCACGGTGGAAACACTGGCGTTGAACAATGTGAACCTGACGGTAGAGAAAGGAGAGTTCCTATCCATCATGGGGCCTTCGGGCTGCGGCAAAAGCACGCTGCTCAATATTATGGGGCTGCTGGATGCGCCCTCCAAAGGGGATGTAAAGATCGGCAACGAGTCGACCACGCAATTATCAGACAAGCAGATGGCGCATTTCAGGAATAAAAAACTCGGTTTTATTTTTCAGAGTTATCACCTGATCAATGACCTGAAGGTGTTGGACAATGTAGAGCTGCCACTGCTGTACCGTACCAGTTCAGCCAGGGAACGCACACAGCTGGCCAAGGCGGCGCTGGAGAAAGTGGGACTCAGTAATCGCATGAAACATTTCCCTACGCAGCTTTCCGGCGGCCAAAAGCAACGGGTAGCCATTGCGCGGGCCATCGTAGGAGAACCGGAGATCATATTGGCGGATGAACCTACGGGCAACCTGGACAGTGCCATGGGCAATGAGATCATGGAGATCCTCTTGCAGTTGAACAATACTGAAAAGACAACAATCGTAATGGTAACACACGATGAAAACATGGCGCGTAAGACACACCGGTTGGTAAGGTTGTTTGACGGAACGCAGGTGAGTTAG
- a CDS encoding sigma-54-dependent transcriptional regulator, whose amino-acid sequence MILIIDDDVAVRTSLQLLLEQQGYATATADSSASALAVLQQQAPDLIILDLNFSIETSGDEGMLLLGQIRNLRPAIPVILITGWATIELAVKGMKLGANDFINKPWSNDHLLQSISTLLNLQEKRTEKLSRKKLDSLYNFQHIIGEDDAMLDILETIGRVAATDASVLIMGESGTGKELIAESVHQNSLRSNKPFVKVNLGGISTSLFDSEMFGHVRGAFTDARFDRTGRFEMANKGTIFLDEIGDLDPGSQVKLLRVLQDRTYEVLGSSRTKTVDVRVVCATNRPLEEMVSKGSFREDLLYRINLITIRLPALRERPGDIPLLVNFFLNNLREIYSRPALAISREAMKWLQQLPLPGNIRQLKNLVERSVLVSKKDYLEVGDLQSQLETSPRQKGNIDLPEVGSITLEELEIKMIRKAMEFHKGRITRVAKALGITRSALYRRLEKFNIPYDETAD is encoded by the coding sequence ATGATCTTAATTATAGACGACGATGTGGCAGTAAGGACGTCCCTGCAGTTGCTGTTGGAACAGCAGGGATATGCCACTGCCACTGCTGATTCATCGGCGTCGGCGCTGGCCGTATTACAGCAGCAGGCGCCTGACCTGATCATCCTGGACCTTAACTTTTCTATTGAGACCTCCGGCGACGAAGGCATGTTGTTGCTCGGGCAAATACGAAACCTCCGGCCAGCTATCCCGGTGATCCTTATTACAGGCTGGGCCACTATTGAACTGGCGGTTAAAGGCATGAAGCTGGGAGCCAATGATTTTATCAATAAGCCCTGGAGCAATGACCACTTGCTGCAATCCATCAGCACCTTGCTCAACCTGCAGGAAAAGAGAACAGAAAAGCTAAGCCGCAAAAAACTGGATAGCCTCTATAATTTTCAGCATATCATTGGGGAGGACGATGCCATGCTGGACATCCTGGAAACCATTGGCCGGGTAGCTGCCACGGATGCAAGTGTACTGATCATGGGTGAAAGTGGTACCGGCAAAGAATTGATCGCGGAAAGCGTTCATCAGAATAGCCTGCGCAGCAATAAGCCCTTTGTGAAAGTAAACCTGGGAGGCATTTCAACTTCCTTATTTGACAGTGAAATGTTTGGCCATGTGCGGGGGGCATTTACAGATGCCCGCTTTGACCGCACAGGGCGTTTTGAAATGGCCAATAAGGGTACGATCTTCTTAGATGAGATCGGCGACCTGGATCCCGGTAGCCAGGTTAAGTTGCTAAGGGTATTGCAGGACAGAACATATGAAGTACTGGGAAGCAGCAGAACGAAAACAGTGGACGTGCGGGTAGTTTGTGCTACCAACCGGCCACTGGAAGAGATGGTGAGCAAGGGAAGTTTCCGGGAAGACCTTTTGTACCGCATTAATTTAATCACGATACGGTTGCCTGCTTTAAGAGAGCGCCCGGGAGATATTCCATTGCTGGTAAACTTTTTCCTCAACAACCTGCGCGAGATCTATAGCCGTCCCGCCCTGGCAATTAGCCGTGAAGCCATGAAGTGGTTACAGCAATTGCCCTTGCCCGGTAATATCCGTCAATTAAAGAACCTGGTGGAGCGCTCGGTACTGGTAAGCAAAAAAGACTACCTGGAGGTAGGGGATCTTCAATCCCAACTGGAAACATCACCCCGGCAAAAAGGCAATATCGATTTGCCGGAAGTAGGTAGCATTACGCTGGAGGAATTGGAGATAAAGATGATCCGTAAAGCCATGGAATTCCACAAAGGCCGTATTACCCGGGTGGCCAAAGCCCTGGGCATCACGCGCAGTGCCCTGTACCGGCGGCTGGAGAAATTCAATATTCCTTACGATGAGACTGCGGACTAA
- a CDS encoding sensor histidine kinase, with protein sequence MRLRTKYILFVGIIHLVTLVLTFFIFRENKIFFIASEVLVLISAIVAWRLYRELISPLKTLMQGVDAIRDRDFNVKFLTTGKYEMDQLINVYNAMIDELREERTKQEQQHFFLEKLINTSPTGIIILDYDECIHQLNPQALTLLGLEEKVLLGKPVHAIFHPLLQEISRLSSGESKTVTMNGIETYKLQKSHFIDRGFARYFIMLEELTIEIMAAEKKAYGKVIRMMAHEVNNTVGPVNSILQSTLQAHENSATISNALQVAIDRNHNLNIFMRNFADVVRLPEPHKKDTDLHQLLRNTGKLMELKAGEKEIVFQFDLAPTPMLIQSDALQLEQAIINIIKNAIEAIPEKGTVAFITRAHPRELIIRDNGKGIAPNVADQLFSPFFSTRKDGQGIGLTLTREILLNHGYEFSLKTIEPGVTEFSIRFE encoded by the coding sequence ATGAGACTGCGGACTAAATACATCCTGTTTGTTGGCATTATTCACCTGGTTACCCTGGTCCTGACCTTTTTTATATTCAGAGAGAACAAGATCTTCTTTATTGCATCGGAGGTGCTGGTACTGATCTCCGCTATTGTAGCGTGGAGATTGTACAGGGAGCTGATCAGTCCGCTCAAGACTTTGATGCAGGGGGTAGATGCTATCCGCGACCGGGATTTCAATGTAAAATTCCTGACCACCGGCAAATATGAAATGGATCAACTCATTAATGTGTACAATGCCATGATAGATGAATTGAGAGAAGAGCGCACCAAACAGGAACAGCAGCATTTCTTTCTGGAGAAGCTGATCAATACCTCCCCTACGGGCATTATCATTCTTGATTATGATGAATGTATTCACCAGCTCAATCCCCAGGCATTGACCCTGCTGGGCCTGGAAGAAAAAGTGTTACTGGGCAAACCAGTACATGCCATATTCCATCCCTTGCTGCAGGAGATCAGCAGGCTGTCGTCGGGAGAAAGCAAAACGGTGACCATGAATGGGATCGAGACGTATAAATTGCAGAAGTCGCACTTTATAGACCGGGGTTTTGCCCGGTATTTTATCATGCTGGAGGAACTGACCATTGAGATCATGGCTGCCGAGAAGAAGGCCTATGGGAAAGTGATCCGTATGATGGCGCATGAAGTGAACAATACGGTAGGGCCGGTTAATTCCATTCTGCAATCTACCTTGCAGGCGCATGAAAACAGTGCTACTATCAGCAACGCATTACAGGTTGCTATTGACCGCAACCACAACCTTAATATTTTCATGCGCAACTTTGCCGACGTAGTACGGTTGCCCGAGCCGCATAAAAAGGATACCGACCTTCACCAGCTGCTTCGCAATACGGGTAAGCTGATGGAGCTAAAGGCAGGTGAAAAAGAGATTGTTTTCCAGTTTGACCTGGCGCCAACACCTATGCTTATACAGTCAGATGCTTTACAACTGGAGCAGGCGATTATCAACATTATTAAGAACGCCATCGAGGCTATCCCGGAAAAAGGTACTGTTGCCTTTATTACGCGCGCTCATCCCAGGGAGCTGATCATCCGGGACAATGGCAAGGGTATTGCCCCTAATGTAGCGGATCAATTATTCTCTCCTTTCTTCAGTACCCGGAAAGACGGACAAGGCATTGGCCTTACCCTCACCCGTGAAATATTGCTGAATCATGGATATGAGTTCTCGCTGAAGACCATTGAGCCGGGGGTTACTGAGTTTAGTATCCGGTTTGAGTAG